From Eriocheir sinensis breed Jianghai 21 chromosome 19, ASM2467909v1, whole genome shotgun sequence:
AGtctcagtcagttaaccagtctgtcagtcatttagtcagtctcagtcactcagtcaatcagtcagtcagttaaccagtctgTCAGCCAATTAGTCTGTCAGtctcagtcagttaaccagtctgTTAGTCAATTATTCTGTCAGTCTCATTCAGTTAACCAGTCTGTCAGTCTCAGCCATTTAACCAGTCTGTCAGtctcagtcagttaaccagtcagtcagtcagtcagtcagtcagtcagttaaccagtcagtcagtcagttagtctgtcagtctcagtcagttaaccagtctgtcagtcagttagtcagtctcagtcagttaaccagtctgtcagtcagttagtcagtcagtctcagtcacttaaccagtcagtcagtcagtcagtcagttaactagtctgtcagtcagttagtcagtcagtctcagtcagttaaccagtcagtcagtcagtcagttaaccagtcagttaaccagtcagtcagtcagtcagttaaccagtcagtcagtcagttagtctgtCAGTCTCAGTCAGTTAActagtctgtcagtcagtcagtcagtcagttaaccagtcagtcagtctcagtcagttaaccagtcagtcagtcagtcagtcagttaaccagtcagtcagtcagttagtcagtcagtctcagtcagttaaccagtcagtcagtcagtcagttaaccagtcagtcagtcagaattAGTCTGTCAGtctcagtcagttaaccagtctgtcactctcagtcagttaaccagttagtcagtcagttagtcagtctcagtcagttaaccagtctgtcagtctgtcagtcagtcagttaaccagtcagtcagtctcagtcagttaaccagtcagtcagtctcagtcagttaaccagtcagtcagtcagtcagttaaccagtcagtcagtctcagtcaattaaccagtcagtcagtcagtcagttaaccagtcagtcagtctcagtcagttaaccagtcagtcagttagtcagtcagtcagttaaccagtcagtcaattaaccagtcagtcagtcagtcagtcagttaaccagtcagttaaccagtcagtcagtctcagtcagttaaccagatggcgccactataaacactcgcctgcgccagaacgggctgggccgaccatcaggccccacctgggagaacccttgggccgaccatcaggccccaccaggaagatgcctaccggcgcaacaggcaacgaaaaaaaaaaaccagtcagtcagtctcagtcagttaaccagtcagtcagttagtcagtcagtcagttaaccaatTAGAAGTCAGTCAATttaccaatcagtcagtcagtcaatcagtcagtcaatttcAGTCttttaaccagtcagtcagtttgtcttttaaccagtcagtcagtcagtcagtcagtttcagTCTTTtaaccggtcagtcagtcagtcagtcagtcagtttcatTCTTTTAACCAGTCAGTCACTTATCCCGTCTCCCCCACAGGCCGGCCCCGTCCGTGGTGGGGGGCGGGGCCGGGGGCGGTGTGGGCGCCGCGCATCACGTGGCCACGCCCCGGCCCTGCTGGTGTGACAGGGAGGCCCGGAGACATGTGAGTCAtacctcttgttgttgttgctgctattattgttgctgttttttgttcttatttttgttgttattcttcttactCTTAATCTTgttctgctctttctcctttttcctctattacttcttgttcttgttcttttttttcttcatcttactcTACAAtttcatctatctttctatctatctgtcagtccccccctttccccccattcCTCACCTTCCCACCCCTTCTTCCCACCCTCCCCCAGGTTACCGCGCCCCCTGAGTGGGTTGTGGAGATACACCTTCGCCCCTGGGACCTCAGCTCACAGGAGAGGTTTCCCCTGCCCCCCCAGGAACCCCCCAagcctcctctgcctccccttcctcccctacactTGACAGAGGCGAATGTGTGTTACTATCGACATGGGGCACGGCAAATtacagtaagtagtagtagtaatagtaggtagtagtagtagtagtaacagtaggtagtagtagtagtacagtagtagtagtagtagtagtatagtggtggtggtagcctaGTTGTCATAGTTAatgtttcagtagtagtagtagtagtagtaggtcaaCATAGCATTACCATTACATTCTAAATAATTTTCTACGTATAAAATTCTCACAATATTTCCATTACAACATTCACAAGTTTGAAAACTCCAAGTAAGTGATGACATTACgaatctctctctccttgtgtctatctatctatcaatcaatctctcttacacacaaacccttccctgCACAGCTATCCCTGGACGACATAAGGAGACTGCTGGCTCACCGCACACACCGCTACTACACCCGAAGACTGGCAGCACTGAGAACCTACCTCGGGGAGCTCCAGGGTAAGGTTAGGGAGCACGGACTGGAAGGGGAACTGGAGGGTAGAAAGAGACGTGGGTgtggaggagagagcaggagggagggtgTAGAGgatatgagagaaggaggagagatggaggaaagtttATGTGTGGAGAAGAAAGATATAGGAtgtagggaagagagaatgggtgcaataggaagaaaaggcaagaggTAGTTGATTCTGCGACATGTTGCGATGAAgatagaggtgaagggaagaaaaaaaggagatgcagGGAACTCACTATAGCTAACCTCAAAATGTATATCAAATTTCGGACTCATTAACTCCTCCGGTGCTGCTTAACCCGGAAAcaacgacgggacaaatttgtggctttaccttgtaccagcgacgggccaaattattgctatgatataaaccccccaaaatagatgatgcataaactgatcacaaatgcgttgatatattttatgaaatggaTTGCGtgaggcctttaagaaacatgatccccacagctaccgggttaaccatttATTGAACACAGAAtcgaaaaatgaggaaggaaacagTCTTAAGCATGAGCATTCTGACACAGGGTATAGTGAGATAAACATCCAGATTATTAAAAACCCTCTTTTTACATTAACGATCTTTGTGTagtaaaaaatattattaaaactAAGGGATTATTCATAGAGCGTGTGATGGGGTTGAGGGGCAGGAAATAGAACTGACTCAGGTGCTTGTTTAAAACTCTTGTCAGGTGTGTCATATCAATCTGTCATGCTGTAAGGGTGGTCATTTTTTTATAACCAGTACATAAGTGAGATTAAGTAATAATACCATTGTCATGTCAtcatcgttgtagtagtagtagtagtagtagtagtagaagtagttgaaTAAGAAATGCAGAACAAAATGCAATAGCTGTAGTATTTAAAAAATGGTGTTTAGGATTAAAGAAGTAATCAGCTAGAATTTGTGAAACCTGTATGTTGTCATTGCACACAAGTAGAACTCTAAAGTAATACTAGTCATTATACCAGGGAATGATGTGACAAATACGTAGTTATGATAATGTATGTACACGTGTGGAAAGCAGCTATAAAGATTATTGTTCTTATTGTGCATTCATTTTATATCCTCACTGGTTCCTATAATAATTGCTTAAGTTCTGCACACTTAGTTTGTTTCTTCCACATCCTTCACAGCCTCACATCCCAGTCGGCAGAAACACAGCCTGTACACCTTGACTCTTTAgctaccctttccttgccttccccacacacaggtacacacacttagggcagaaacacagcctgtacaccttgactctttagctaccctttccttgccttccccacacacaggtacacacacttagggcagacacacagcctgtacaccttgactctttagctaaccctttccttgccttccccacacacaggtacacacacttagggcagaaacacagcctgtacaccttgactctttagctaccctttccttgccttccccacacacaggtacacacacttagggcagaaacacagcctgtacaccttgactctttagctaccctttccttgccttccccacacacaggtacacacacttagggcagaaacacagcctgtacaccttgactcttagctaccctttccttgccttcccacacacaggtacacacacttagGGAATAAACACAGCCTGTACACCTTGACTCTTTAgctaccctttccttgccttccccacacacaggtacacacacttagggcagaaacacagcctgtacaccttgactctttagctaccctttccttgccttccccacacacaggtacacacacttagGGCAGAAACACAGGCTGTACACCCTGACTCTTTAgctaccctttccttgccttccccacacacaggtacacacactcagggcagaaacacagcctgtacaccttgactctttagctaaccctttccttgccttccccacacacaggtacacacacttagGGCAGACACACAGCCTGTACACCCTGACTCTTTAgctaccctttccttgccttccccacacacaggtacacacacttagggcagaaacacagcctgtacaccttgactctttagctaccctttccttgccttccccacacacaggtacacacacttagggcagacacacagcctgtacaccttgactctttagctaccctttccttgccttccccacacacaggtaGACACACTCAGGGCAGAAACACAGGCTGTACACCTTGACTCTTTAgctaccctttccttgccttccccacacacaggtacacacacttagGGCAGACACACAGCCTGTACACCTTGACTCCTTAGCTACCCTTTCgttgccttccccacacacaggtacacacacttagGGCAGAAACACAGCCTGTACATCTTGACTCTTTagctaaccctttccttgccttccccacacacaggtacacacacttagGGCAGAAACACAGCCTGTACACCTTGACTCTTTAGCTAACCCTTTCgttgccttccccacacacaggtacacacacttagggcagaaacacagcctgtacaccttgactctttagctaaccctttccttgccttccccacacacaggtacacacacttagGGCAGAAACACAGCCTGTACACCTTGACTCTATAGCAAACACTTTCCTTGCCTTcaccacacacaggtacacacacttagggcagaaacacagcctgtacaccttgactctttagctaaccctttccttgccttccccacacacaggtacacacactcagggcagaaacacagcctgtacaccttgactctttagctaaccctttccttgccttccccacacacaggtacacacacttagggcagaaacacagcctgtacaccttgatgtaatggcccgaaatgtactacaattgtaatatggtatttttccccatgtaaatagagttaacctgggatgtttgcgcaaccagttatatatgtatgtggatttctcatgagagagagagagagagagagagagagagagagagagagagagagagaaaggaaagaaggaagtacacaagagaaggagaaaaaaatgagagtttgagagagaagggagagagagagagagagagagcgagagggaagagatgggggttgaaacaaagaggcctgttgtgctctcatatctcccctacaatctgtagtgtcaacaaaattcagaggtgtcagaggtcaaaacagggtatcgttgccaaaagtggtcaatctgccttcttttaattattgcgggagaacggtaaatatttataatggaaataaaataccagtgaccttaattggaggcctaccaaggaaatctcaggtctcaagcaggcctacccCGCGACCAGTTTGTCActtcgtgacgtcacaccaaggcattttggggccgagactaacgccccttcctcgcagtaggttgtgggagcgagctcattctcacgagcgacatcgcccctttcaggtgcgccaaaggcaagcctgacagatgggaagctgggcgtcgcccagaccaaggccaacatgcagcagtaaacacttttgaagctgcgttgtgggggattgcctgtggcagggtgtgtgaagagaggaaggaaggagaaggccaaaagggtggtatgtgtgtcgttctcaggggtaacaatggataagcgcaaacactcactagttttagttgggacttaattaaggtgtggaatggtggagtctgtgtttccccgtgtgggtggaaacagttattatgttggtgctacttattgccatgtgtgcatgttagtttaaggtgttaatgttaacctgtgttcatggtatttacaaatgtaattagtgatgtaagatacgtaagctaacctctaataagtggaccctgtcctatgacccttagttcaccatcacaatctctaaacaataattacctcaagtaactttcttaaagtcgtgttacctatattacttgggcaggtgatgatcctgtgtgcagTAAAGATGCCtcataagactgggtgaataaactactaattttactctgtggtttaaatgatcaacaattaattctactttgaggtataatgtaTAATAAACCTACATAACTaattaaaagagtgcccatgTACGTCAAGAAATTGACTCTAgctaaccctttcctttccttccacacacacaggtacacacacgcagGGCAGAAACACAGCCTGTACACCTTGACTCTTTAGCTACCCTTTCCTTGCCCTCCCCAACACCAGGTACACACTCAGGGCAGAAACACAGCCTGTACACCTTGACTCTTTAgctaccctttccttgccttccccacacacacacacactcagggcagaaacacagcctgtacaccttgactctttagctaaccctttccttgccttccccacacacaggtacacacactcagggcagaaacacagcctgtacaccttgactctttagctaaccctttccttgccttccccacacacaggtacacactcAGGGCAGAAACACAGCCTGTACACCCTGACTCTTTagctaaccctttccttgccttccccacacacaggtacacacactcagGGCAGAAACACAGCCTGTACACCCTGACTCTTTagctaaccctttccttgccttccccacacacaggtacacacacttagGGCAGAAACACAGCCTGTACACCCTGACTCTTTagctaaccctttccttgccttccccacacacaagtacacacacTCAGGGCAGACACACAGCCTGTACACCCTGACTCTTTagctaaccctttccttgccttccctacacacagggataaagaggaactgaaatcagtcaaagacctgctcaagaacctaaatgatgaagaaaggcagagtatcgaggaggaagtagacgagatttatagaatgggtccatttattgaagggaaaacAAGACCAGTTAAGTTAAAACTAAAATCACAAAAGGCAGCCTTAGACATATTAtacagaacaactaaactaaaagaaacggaaggatgtaaggatatatatatatatatatatatatatatatatatatatatatatatatatatatatatatatatatatatatatatatatatatatataaaaaaaaaagaaatgaagaagaaaggaagaaatggaatgaattactgggagagacaaaagtaaaaaataacgcaagatctgaggaagaaaaagaaacatttttttggagaatttcgGGGGATCGAATAAAAAAATGgttcataagggagaagagaaaggggagcgaaaactagataagaaagatacagagaggggaataagaataatgtacacaaatgtagatgggttgatctctagtaaattagagctgcaagattatctaaaagagagggatctcatgatagtttgcctaactgaaactaaactaaaagaaaacatccaaattgagttagatggaagatataatgtgtggaggaaggatagaatgggcaaaggcttaggaggagtggtgataatgataaagaaagagttattagtaaaatcaattgaatatggagaaggaaaagcagaaatagtgagtgtaagcttggaaaacaagaatagagaaaggatgacgattgcagtaacatatgtaccaccaaaaactacatcatggagtaaagaagattatgaaaacatgattgatgacaccatacagagtttgaggagattacttaaggcaaacaaaggagtaatactagttggcgatttcaattgcaaagaggttgactgggataggtttgagagcaatggtagtgatgtggcatgggggaatagattcttaaatttaatgatggaaaatttgatgatacaaagggtgaaggaaagcactagatatagaagagacgacgaaccggcaagactggatttggtgttgacaagGGAAATTCACAtgaaggatgaattgaggtatgattaccccctgggaaaaagtgatcacatgctcatagagatggaaatggaggagggaggaagggagcaagatgagacttatagaagcgatagattaaactataggaaagcagaggaggaaaacctcaagaagttttttggtgaaatggattggaaagagttaatgagtacaagtgaagttcaaggaaagtatgatattttcatgaaggcgtacaacacaggtgttatgaagttcgtaccaaaatacagaccgagggagagggctaaaaaggactggtgtaatgcaagatgtgcaaaggcaaaagaaaagagagacaaagcgtggtcaagattgaaaagaaacaaaaatcaaagaaacaaagaagactttaaggcagcaagaaatgagtacgtgaaagtgagaaaggaagaagagaaaagatatgaaaaggatattgtggaaaagtgtaaagaacaacctaaactattttatagatttataaatggaaaaattaaatcaagagaaacaattgaaagactgactgaagagaatgtagagatagaggatcccaaaggcatggcggaagtatttaacaaaaaattccagccagtgtttaccaaagaatcataatttaacccgtgggcttcggctatgggaaagccgagaagtgaccgagaaacgacaaaattacactgcattttgagactaagaaaacaaCATGGAATGTACATCAGAGTACTAGTTTCATAACCAtgaagccgttaaaaatatttacttttactcaaactccattctttttaggtggtgtttgttttaaaataaacagtctcgtgatggTTAGCATCAAGATgagtcacttgttgtctactatagagaatttgacaagtgattactgtatggatagcaaaTTCAgtagtatgccatgaccttacagcaccacctatgacaaaaaagcccacctcaatatcactcacccaccacaatgacctagggcattcatggtgggttgcgctatgccaccaccgcctataATTAGCTAGAACTAGGGGTTTTATGGCGAgtcctttttagggtccaccgtaccacagccacgactcgtgaaagccctgaaaagggtctgctgacgttctcgggttaatgaaccacaagaaaacaacttagatgtatatatggaagagatcaaaatagataaagaggagataaaaaactattgggggaattggaagaagggaaggccgtgggaccggaaggagtttcaggttttata
This genomic window contains:
- the LOC127000662 gene encoding uncharacterized protein LOC127000662 isoform X5 — its product is MTHEYKGHRCISVYDLPAHMTTSDPGADLRRTKSAVSASVCGMLNTGFGGTVYLGVDDGGRVVGLPLTSQQQHHVLASLSWTLFRFTPAVHPDRYCVNFIPVLAPPRPEAPPPMPAPSVVGGGAGGGVGAAHHVATPRPCWCDREARRHVTAPPEWVVEIHLRPWDLSSQERFPLPPQEPPKPPLPPLPPLHLTEANVCYYRHGARQITLSLDDIRRLLAHRTHRYYTRRLAALRTYLGELQGKVREHGLEGELEGRKRRGCGGESRREGVEDMREGGEMEESLCVEKKDIGCREERMGAIGRKGKR
- the LOC127000662 gene encoding uncharacterized protein LOC127000662 isoform X3 → MAEDTGQGVTGTAGGRHYRKGHQVTHREDMTHEYKGHRCISVYDLPAHMTTSDPGADLRRTKSAVSASVCGMLNTGFGGTVYLGVDDGGRVVGLPLTSQQQHHVLASLSWTLFRFTPAVHPDRYCVNFIPVLAPPRPEAPPPMPAPSVVGGGAGGGVGAAHHVATPRPCWCDREARRHVTAPPEWVVEIHLRPWDLSSQERFPLPPQEPPKPPLPPLPPLHLTEANVCYYRHGARQITLSLDDIRRLLAHRTHRYYTRRLAALRTYLGELQGKVREHGLEGELEGRKRRGCGGESRREGVEDMREGGEMEESLCVEKKDIGCREERMGAIGRKGKR
- the LOC127000662 gene encoding uncharacterized protein LOC127000662 isoform X7 — protein: MLNTGFGGTVYLGVDDGGRVVGLPLTSQQQHHVLASLSWTLFRFTPAVHPDRYCVNFIPVLAPPRPEAPPPMPAPSVVGGGAGGGVGAAHHVATPRPCWCDREARRHVTAPPEWVVEIHLRPWDLSSQERFPLPPQEPPKPPLPPLPPLHLTEANVCYYRHGARQITLSLDDIRRLLAHRTHRYYTRRLAALRTYLGELQGKVREHGLEGELEGRKRRGCGGESRREGVEDMREGGEMEESLCVEKKDIGCREERMGAIGRKGKR
- the LOC127000662 gene encoding uncharacterized protein LOC127000662 isoform X6, which codes for MAEDTGQGEGSCLTGVTGTAGGRHYRKGHQVTHREDMTHEYKGHRCISVYDLPAHMTTSDPGADLRRTKSAVSASVCGMLNTGFGGTVYLGVDDGGRVVGLPLTRPAPSVVGGGAGGGVGAAHHVATPRPCWCDREARRHVTAPPEWVVEIHLRPWDLSSQERFPLPPQEPPKPPLPPLPPLHLTEANVCYYRHGARQITLSLDDIRRLLAHRTHRYYTRRLAALRTYLGELQGKVREHGLEGELEGRKRRGCGGESRREGVEDMREGGEMEESLCVEKKDIGCREERMGAIGRKGKR
- the LOC127000662 gene encoding uncharacterized protein LOC127000662 isoform X1, which produces MAEDTGQGEGSCLTGVTGTAGGRHYRKGHQVTHREDMTHEYKGHRCISVYDLPAHMTTSDPGADLRRTKSAVSASVCGMLNTGFGGTVYLGVDDGGRVVGLPLTSQQQHHVLASLSWTLFRFTPAVHPDRYCVNFIPVLAPPRPEAPPPMPAPSVVGGGAGGGVGAAHHVATPRPCWCDREARRHVTAPPEWVVEIHLRPWDLSSQERFPLPPQEPPKPPLPPLPPLHLTEANVCYYRHGARQITLSLDDIRRLLAHRTHRYYTRRLAALRTYLGELQGKVREHGLEGELEGRKRRGCGGESRREGVEDMREGGEMEESLCVEKKDIGCREERMGAIGRKGKR